A part of Dethiosulfovibrio salsuginis genomic DNA contains:
- a CDS encoding TIGR00266 family protein, whose product MEHHSGLSYEILHRGGAFPMLLMDLKAGQTIKAQSDAMVYMDTTMDVKGSLSGGMLGALGRMLSGESFFFQMVTAARGDGKVCFAPECPGDIADLEMDGTPYLVQKGGFLASTEGVDISTTCQNLSKGLFSGEGFFVLKAQGTGVLFLESFGAIHLVSLEQGQEIIIDNKHLVAWPEHMDYRIEKASSSGWISSFTSGEGLVCRFRGPGNILIQTRNPQVFGQWVGPLLPAKR is encoded by the coding sequence ATGGAGCACCATTCAGGTTTATCCTACGAGATACTCCATAGAGGAGGGGCTTTCCCAATGCTCCTTATGGATCTCAAAGCAGGTCAGACCATAAAGGCCCAGTCCGACGCCATGGTCTACATGGATACCACTATGGACGTCAAAGGTAGCCTCAGCGGAGGTATGTTGGGGGCGCTCGGAAGGATGCTATCGGGAGAATCGTTCTTTTTCCAGATGGTTACGGCGGCGAGAGGGGACGGCAAGGTATGTTTTGCCCCTGAGTGCCCTGGAGACATAGCGGATCTGGAGATGGACGGAACTCCCTATCTGGTTCAAAAGGGCGGCTTCCTAGCGTCCACCGAGGGCGTCGATATAAGCACCACCTGCCAGAACCTCAGCAAAGGTCTCTTCAGCGGAGAGGGGTTTTTCGTTCTGAAGGCTCAGGGGACTGGGGTCCTCTTCCTGGAGTCCTTCGGAGCGATACACCTTGTCTCCCTGGAGCAGGGACAGGAGATAATTATAGACAACAAACATCTTGTGGCCTGGCCGGAGCACATGGACTACCGGATCGAAAAAGCGTCCTCATCGGGCTGGATCTCCTCCTTTACCTCCGGTGAAGGGCTGGTCTGCCGGTTCAGAGGGCCGGGCAATATCCTTATCCAGACACGGAACCCTCAGGTGTTCGGACAGTGGGTGGGGCCTCTCCTTCCCGCTAAAAGGTAG
- a CDS encoding class II SORL domain-containing protein yields the protein MKIGELIQSGDWKGEKHVPVIEAPEKVSAGELFDVTLSVGKEIAHPNTTEHHICWIKLYFKPEGDKFVYEVAELRFDGHGASVKGANEGPVFTDTFGTVRLKLAAAGTLIATSSCNIHGLWESSKPISVE from the coding sequence GTGAAAATCGGAGAATTGATTCAGTCGGGGGATTGGAAAGGCGAGAAACACGTTCCTGTAATAGAGGCACCTGAGAAGGTCTCCGCCGGAGAGCTTTTCGACGTAACCCTTTCGGTGGGCAAAGAGATAGCTCATCCTAACACCACAGAACACCATATCTGCTGGATAAAGCTCTACTTCAAGCCCGAAGGGGACAAGTTTGTGTATGAGGTGGCGGAGCTCAGGTTCGACGGCCACGGCGCTTCCGTAAAAGGGGCCAACGAGGGGCCGGTTTTCACCGATACCTTCGGCACCGTCCGACTCAAGCTCGCCGCGGCAGGCACCCTTATAGCTACCTCTTCCTGCAATATCCACGGTCTCTGGGAATCCTCAAAGCCAATCTCGGTAGAGTAG
- a CDS encoding tellurite resistance TerB family protein, translated as MSKVDLKAFADEILADGVIDEQEVARIKEVIFEDGVIDKEEAEFLFSLNDAVSGKANCPQWKDLMVEAIVSYLLDDEKSPGSVDDDEGKWLVAMIEGDGKLDDVEKAVLLALSEKASSISPELKSKLDSLVQ; from the coding sequence ATGTCAAAAGTCGATCTGAAGGCCTTCGCCGATGAGATATTGGCGGATGGAGTAATTGACGAGCAGGAAGTGGCTCGTATAAAGGAAGTCATCTTCGAGGACGGAGTTATCGATAAAGAGGAGGCTGAGTTCCTGTTCTCCCTCAACGACGCAGTATCCGGTAAGGCCAACTGCCCTCAGTGGAAGGATCTCATGGTGGAGGCCATAGTCAGTTACCTCCTGGACGACGAGAAAAGCCCGGGCTCCGTCGACGACGACGAGGGCAAGTGGCTTGTCGCCATGATCGAAGGGGACGGAAAACTGGACGACGTAGAGAAGGCCGTGCTTCTCGCCCTGTCGGAGAAGGCCAGTTCCATAAGCCCTGAGCTCAAGTCGAAACTGGATAGCCTGGTCCAGTAG
- a CDS encoding TerD family protein — translation MAISLSKGGNVSLSKEAPGLKEITVGLGWDARATDGADFDLDASCFMLKEGDKVRVDSDFIFYNNLKSSCGSVEHTGDNLTGEGEGDDESLIVKLDLVPGDVQKLAFTVTIHEAETRKQNFGMVRNAFIRIVNKTNNVEIARFDLSEDASTDTAMTFGEVYRHGAEWKFRAVGQGYAGGLAPLARNYGVNV, via the coding sequence ATGGCAATATCCCTAAGCAAAGGCGGCAACGTATCCCTCTCGAAAGAGGCCCCTGGCCTCAAAGAAATTACCGTAGGACTTGGCTGGGACGCCAGGGCCACCGACGGTGCCGATTTCGACCTCGACGCATCCTGTTTTATGCTCAAAGAGGGAGATAAAGTCAGAGTAGACAGTGATTTTATCTTCTACAACAACCTGAAGTCAAGCTGTGGCTCGGTGGAGCACACCGGCGATAATCTCACCGGCGAGGGGGAGGGAGACGACGAGTCGCTGATCGTAAAGCTGGATCTCGTCCCCGGAGACGTCCAGAAACTCGCCTTCACCGTAACCATCCACGAGGCGGAGACTAGAAAGCAGAACTTCGGCATGGTCAGGAACGCCTTTATCCGCATAGTCAACAAGACTAACAACGTCGAGATAGCTAGATTTGACCTCTCCGAGGACGCCAGCACCGATACCGCCATGACCTTTGGCGAGGTCTATCGTCACGGAGCGGAGTGGAAGTTCAGAGCAGTCGGTCAGGGTTACGCTGGCGGACTCGCCCCTCTCGCCAGAAACTACGGCGTGAACGTTTAA